A genome region from Microbacterium terricola includes the following:
- a CDS encoding RecQ family ATP-dependent DNA helicase, whose product MPAPTPTPTQAAALDALRTLVGRGDAEFHDGQFEAIEALVDGGRRALVVQRTGWGKSAVYFVATLLLRRRGAGPTVLVSPLLALMRDQIAAAQRAGVRAVAINSTNAHEWSDVLAQLDRDEVDVLLLSPERLNNPSFRDQQLPQLVPRIGLLVVDEAHCISDWGHDFRPDYRRLRDLIARIPAGVPVLATTATANSRVVADVAEQLGALDQTTEQPEVLVIRGPLARTSLRLGVLRLPDAPSRLAWLLSHLDDLPGSGIIYTLTVGAANDTARLLRDRGYDVRAYTGQTDPDEREESETLLKDNRVKALVATSALGMGFDKPDLGFVVHLGAPSSPVSYYQQVGRAGRATASADVLLLPGVEDREIWHYFATASMPDRKRAERVLSALSSSPMSTPALEAIVDIRRTPLELLLKVLDVDGAVARVQGGWIATGQPWTYDEERYGRIAAERIAEQEHMIDYEQTRACRMEFLQRSLDDDTATPCGRCDNCAGAWFPATIGKDATDAASAALDRVGVPIEPRRQWPTGADRLGVPAKGRIPADEQAEEGRALARLTDLGWGGTLREMFAAGAADGPVPPNVLAACVRVLADWGWAERPVAVVAMPSRSKPQLVGSLARGIAEIGRMPLLGALDTVDGGPTGGPGGNTAFRLAGVWERFSASGLEVPAGPLLLVDDLVDSRWTLTVAARELRRAGATGVLPFALALRG is encoded by the coding sequence ATGCCCGCTCCGACCCCCACCCCGACTCAGGCCGCCGCCCTCGACGCCCTCCGCACCCTCGTCGGCCGCGGCGACGCCGAGTTCCACGACGGGCAGTTCGAGGCGATCGAGGCGCTCGTCGACGGCGGCCGCCGCGCGCTCGTCGTGCAGCGCACCGGGTGGGGCAAGTCGGCGGTGTACTTCGTCGCGACGCTGCTGCTGCGCCGGCGCGGCGCCGGGCCTACCGTGCTGGTCTCGCCGCTGCTCGCCCTCATGCGCGACCAGATCGCCGCCGCTCAGCGCGCGGGCGTGCGGGCGGTCGCGATCAACTCCACGAACGCGCACGAGTGGAGCGACGTGCTCGCCCAGCTCGACCGCGACGAGGTCGACGTGCTGCTGCTGTCGCCCGAGCGGCTCAACAACCCGTCGTTCCGCGATCAGCAGCTGCCGCAGCTCGTGCCGCGCATCGGCCTGCTCGTCGTCGACGAGGCGCACTGCATCAGCGACTGGGGCCACGACTTCCGCCCCGACTACCGCCGGCTCCGCGATCTCATCGCACGCATCCCCGCCGGCGTCCCCGTCCTCGCAACCACCGCGACCGCCAACAGTCGCGTCGTGGCGGACGTCGCCGAGCAGCTCGGCGCGCTCGACCAGACCACCGAACAGCCCGAGGTCCTCGTCATCCGCGGGCCGCTTGCGCGCACCTCACTGCGCCTCGGCGTGCTGCGGCTGCCCGACGCGCCCAGCCGGCTCGCCTGGCTCCTCAGCCACCTCGACGACCTGCCCGGCTCGGGCATCATCTACACGCTCACCGTCGGGGCTGCGAACGACACCGCCCGGCTGCTGCGCGACCGCGGCTACGACGTGCGCGCGTACACCGGTCAGACCGACCCGGACGAGCGCGAGGAGTCCGAGACGCTCCTGAAGGACAACCGCGTCAAGGCGCTCGTCGCGACCAGCGCCCTCGGCATGGGGTTCGACAAGCCCGACCTCGGCTTCGTCGTGCACCTCGGCGCGCCGTCGTCGCCGGTGTCGTACTACCAGCAGGTCGGCCGCGCCGGGCGGGCCACCGCATCCGCCGACGTCCTTCTGCTGCCCGGCGTCGAAGACCGCGAGATCTGGCACTACTTCGCCACCGCGTCGATGCCCGACCGGAAGCGCGCTGAGCGCGTGCTGTCCGCCCTGTCGTCGTCGCCGATGTCGACGCCGGCGCTCGAGGCCATCGTCGACATCCGCCGCACTCCGCTCGAGCTGCTGCTGAAGGTGCTCGACGTCGACGGCGCGGTCGCCCGCGTGCAGGGCGGCTGGATCGCGACCGGCCAGCCGTGGACGTACGACGAGGAGCGCTACGGCCGCATCGCGGCGGAGCGCATCGCCGAGCAAGAACACATGATCGACTACGAGCAGACCCGCGCGTGCCGCATGGAGTTCCTGCAGCGCTCACTCGACGACGACACCGCCACGCCGTGCGGGCGCTGCGACAACTGCGCGGGCGCCTGGTTCCCGGCCACGATCGGAAAGGACGCGACGGATGCTGCATCCGCCGCCCTCGACCGCGTCGGCGTTCCGATCGAACCACGCAGGCAGTGGCCGACGGGCGCCGATCGGCTCGGGGTGCCGGCGAAGGGCCGCATCCCCGCCGACGAGCAGGCCGAGGAGGGCAGGGCGCTCGCCCGGCTCACCGACCTCGGCTGGGGCGGGACGCTGCGCGAGATGTTCGCGGCGGGTGCCGCCGACGGCCCGGTGCCGCCGAATGTGCTCGCCGCCTGCGTGCGGGTGCTGGCCGACTGGGGCTGGGCCGAGCGCCCGGTCGCGGTGGTCGCGATGCCGTCGCGGTCGAAGCCACAGCTCGTCGGCTCGCTGGCGCGGGGCATCGCCGAGATCGGGCGGATGCCGCTGCTCGGCGCCCTCGACACAGTCGACGGCGGACCGACCGGGGGACCGGGTGGCAACACCGCCTTCCGGCTCGCCGGGGTGTGGGAGCGGTTCAGCGCCTCCGGGCTCGAGGTTCCGGCCGGACCCCTGCTGCTCGTCGACGACCTCGTCGACAGTCGGTGGACGCTGACCGTCGCCGCCCGCGAGCTGCGGCGGGCCGGGGCGACCGGGGTGCTGCCGTTCGCGCTCGCGCTGCGCGGGTAA
- a CDS encoding nuclear transport factor 2 family protein, with product MAQTAQWLEGYIRAWRSKDAADVRAIFTDDAEYWFRPDDADPIRGIEAIVEMWQEDEPTDPEFVLDVLIENERLGIIKGHVDYPGHQFYSNLWEVHFAADGRAQRFVEWFMTPRVASPEE from the coding sequence ATGGCGCAGACCGCTCAATGGCTCGAAGGCTACATTCGCGCGTGGCGCTCGAAGGACGCCGCCGACGTCAGGGCGATCTTCACGGACGACGCCGAGTACTGGTTCCGACCTGACGACGCGGATCCGATCCGCGGCATCGAGGCGATCGTCGAGATGTGGCAGGAAGACGAGCCCACGGACCCGGAGTTCGTTCTCGATGTGCTCATCGAGAACGAACGGCTCGGCATCATCAAGGGCCACGTCGACTACCCCGGGCATCAGTTCTACTCGAACCTGTGGGAGGTGCATTTCGCCGCGGACGGTCGGGCCCAGCGATTCGTGGAGTGGTTCATGACCCCGCGGGTCGCATCGCCGGAGGAGTAG